Proteins encoded in a region of the Mycolicibacterium duvalii genome:
- a CDS encoding Rne/Rng family ribonuclease, translating into MADNENFPAPTHDLPEEAQQPADSAGEVQEAPPERLRVHSLARVLGTTSRRIIDALVELDGRARSAHSTVGREEADRVREVLAQPEAAAEAESQPAAETPAEPEPAASDAGSSPAEVTAEEEPESRLILEAPTPPAAEPADYLPLFVAPQPVRFDEVRSGDDSDDADDDAADSDADSDDDTDADDDQNGRPAAKRRRRGRRGRGRGRGEQNGDDASSDGDGDNQTDSDGGGADSDADSDDDNGDEDQNGGDGTSRRRRRRRRRKSGSGDDSDSNGSSDDPPNTVVHEREPRKNEKSTADPDAIQGISGSTRLEAKRQRRRDGRDAGRRRPPILSEAEFLARREAVERVMVVRDKVRTEPPHEGARYTQIAVLEDGVVVEHFVTSAASASLVGNIYLGIVQNVLPSMEAAFVDIGRGRNGVLYAGEVNWEAAGLGGQNRKIEQALKPGDYVVVQVSKDPVGHKGARLTTQVSLAGRYLVYVPGASSTGISRKLPDTERQRLKEILKEVVPSDAGVIIRTASEGVKEDDIRADVERLQKRWSEIEAKAAEITAKKAGAAVALYEEPDVLVKVIRDLFNEDFSGLIVSGDDAWKTINDYVEAVAPELMPRLTKYEPAGSGDGSGPDVFAVHRIDEQLTKALDRKVWLPSGGTLVIDRTEAMTVVDVNTGKFTGSGGNLEQTVTRNNLEAAEEIVRQLRLRDIGGIVVIDFIDMVLESNRDLVLRRLTEALARDRTRHQVSEVTSLGLVQLTRKRLGTGLVEAFSTSCTHCGGRGIMLHGDPVDSTSSGGGKKSESGGGGGRRGKRGKRGNREQDVQVAKLPSHSPGDHPMFKAMAAANGKHEDDDDDTGDAEESAQDVAELEPDTIRQAVGDTDDGDEDDTEDDDTDDDENDENDEDEDDEDEIDLDDDEEEIEDDIDVVNSDDSENDDNDSEDEVPVAVSRPGRHRRRAAARPAGPPSQD; encoded by the coding sequence GTGGCCGACAATGAGAACTTTCCAGCACCGACCCACGATCTCCCGGAAGAGGCCCAGCAACCTGCTGACTCTGCCGGTGAAGTGCAGGAAGCGCCGCCCGAACGGCTGAGGGTGCACTCGCTGGCGCGGGTGCTCGGCACCACCAGCCGGCGGATCATCGATGCGCTGGTCGAGCTCGATGGCCGGGCGCGCAGCGCCCACTCCACCGTCGGCCGCGAAGAAGCCGACCGTGTGCGCGAGGTGCTCGCTCAGCCGGAGGCCGCGGCCGAGGCCGAGTCGCAGCCCGCGGCCGAGACCCCGGCTGAGCCGGAACCGGCCGCGTCCGACGCCGGGAGCAGCCCCGCCGAGGTGACGGCGGAAGAAGAGCCCGAATCGCGCCTGATCCTGGAGGCACCGACCCCGCCGGCCGCCGAGCCCGCCGACTATCTGCCGTTGTTCGTCGCCCCGCAGCCGGTGCGGTTCGACGAGGTGCGCAGCGGCGACGATTCCGACGATGCCGACGACGACGCCGCCGACTCTGATGCCGACTCGGACGACGACACCGACGCCGACGACGACCAGAACGGGCGGCCGGCCGCCAAGCGGCGCCGGCGCGGTCGCCGGGGCCGCGGCCGGGGCCGGGGCGAACAGAACGGCGACGACGCGTCGTCCGACGGTGACGGAGACAACCAGACCGATTCCGACGGAGGCGGTGCCGACTCCGACGCGGATTCTGACGACGACAACGGCGATGAGGACCAGAACGGCGGCGACGGCACCAGCCGGCGCCGGCGCCGCAGGCGTCGTCGCAAGTCCGGCTCGGGCGACGACAGCGACAGCAACGGCTCCTCCGACGACCCGCCCAACACCGTCGTCCACGAGCGCGAACCCCGCAAGAACGAGAAATCCACCGCGGATCCCGACGCGATCCAGGGCATCAGCGGTTCCACCCGCCTCGAGGCCAAACGGCAGCGCCGCCGCGACGGCCGCGACGCGGGCCGACGTCGGCCGCCGATCCTGTCCGAAGCCGAATTCCTGGCGCGCCGGGAGGCCGTCGAGCGGGTGATGGTGGTGCGCGACAAGGTCCGTACCGAGCCGCCGCACGAGGGCGCCCGCTACACCCAGATCGCGGTGCTCGAAGACGGGGTGGTCGTCGAGCACTTCGTGACCTCCGCGGCGTCGGCCTCGCTGGTCGGCAACATCTACCTGGGCATCGTGCAGAACGTGCTGCCGTCGATGGAAGCGGCGTTCGTCGACATCGGCCGGGGCCGCAACGGTGTGCTCTACGCCGGCGAGGTGAACTGGGAGGCCGCCGGCCTGGGCGGGCAGAACCGCAAGATCGAACAGGCCCTCAAACCCGGCGACTACGTCGTCGTCCAAGTCAGCAAGGACCCCGTCGGGCACAAGGGTGCCCGCCTGACCACCCAGGTCAGTCTCGCCGGCCGGTATCTGGTGTACGTGCCGGGCGCCTCGTCGACCGGCATCAGCCGCAAGCTGCCCGACACCGAGCGACAGCGGCTCAAGGAGATCCTGAAAGAGGTCGTGCCGTCCGATGCCGGCGTGATCATCCGGACCGCCTCTGAAGGCGTCAAGGAAGACGACATCCGCGCCGACGTCGAGCGGCTGCAGAAGCGCTGGAGCGAGATCGAGGCCAAGGCTGCCGAGATCACCGCGAAGAAGGCCGGTGCCGCGGTCGCGCTCTACGAAGAGCCTGACGTGCTGGTCAAGGTCATTCGCGACCTGTTCAACGAAGACTTCTCCGGACTGATCGTCTCCGGCGACGACGCCTGGAAGACGATCAACGACTACGTCGAAGCCGTGGCGCCCGAACTGATGCCGCGCCTGACCAAATACGAACCCGCAGGATCGGGCGACGGGTCGGGACCCGACGTGTTCGCCGTGCACCGTATCGACGAACAGCTGACCAAGGCGCTGGACCGCAAGGTGTGGCTGCCGTCGGGTGGAACCCTGGTCATCGACCGCACCGAGGCGATGACCGTCGTCGACGTCAACACCGGCAAGTTCACCGGGTCCGGCGGCAACCTCGAGCAGACCGTGACGCGCAACAACCTCGAAGCCGCCGAGGAGATCGTGCGTCAGCTGCGACTGCGAGACATCGGCGGCATCGTGGTCATCGACTTCATCGACATGGTCCTGGAGTCCAACCGCGACCTGGTCCTGCGCCGGCTGACCGAGGCGCTGGCCCGCGACCGGACCCGCCATCAGGTTTCGGAGGTGACGTCGCTGGGTCTGGTGCAGCTGACCCGCAAGCGGCTCGGCACCGGACTCGTCGAGGCCTTCTCCACGTCATGCACCCACTGCGGTGGGCGCGGAATCATGTTGCACGGCGACCCCGTGGACTCCACCTCGTCCGGCGGCGGCAAGAAGTCCGAGTCCGGTGGCGGGGGCGGCCGCCGCGGCAAGCGGGGCAAGCGCGGCAATCGTGAGCAGGACGTGCAGGTCGCGAAGCTGCCCTCGCACAGCCCCGGCGACCACCCGATGTTCAAGGCGATGGCCGCCGCCAACGGCAAGCACGAGGACGATGACGATGACACCGGCGACGCCGAGGAATCGGCGCAAGACGTCGCCGAGCTCGAACCGGACACGATCCGCCAGGCCGTCGGCGACACCGACGACGGCGACGAGGACGACACCGAGGATGACGACACCGACGACGACGAGAACGAC